One window from the genome of Planctomycetota bacterium encodes:
- a CDS encoding WYL domain-containing protein: MTRLAFSSSVAGAFAVPADYSRIHRLLRILTLIQSDGDWTAQRLAQTCSVTVRTIYRDMKMLEGAGIPYFFDTRTNGYRVRRDFFMPPVSLTLDESLALIALGEHVGDKEQIPLTRAAGRAITKIRSQLPAAMRDELERLDGHIDIRLARAGPHEGIADVYEQMRAAIAGGRILRCQYDSIDGTRRGRRGETSFDFSPYTLFFSQRAWYVLGHHAGRRAVRCLKLNRFSAVQPTARSFKIPRTFSVDRHLGDAWRMIRGSESYGVELRFDAAFAETIADTHWHHTQEIEWHADQSITFRCCVDGLDEIVWWILSMGPHCVVIEPVELADRVRDLAQGMVDAYAPRSKPSRRKSKR, translated from the coding sequence ATGACTAGACTGGCGTTCTCATCCTCTGTTGCGGGGGCTTTTGCCGTGCCGGCCGATTACAGTCGCATTCATCGTCTTCTGCGGATCCTCACGCTCATTCAATCCGACGGCGACTGGACCGCGCAGCGTCTGGCTCAGACATGCAGCGTCACCGTGCGGACGATCTATCGTGACATGAAGATGCTCGAAGGGGCCGGCATCCCCTACTTCTTCGACACGCGGACGAACGGGTACCGTGTGCGCCGCGACTTTTTCATGCCGCCGGTTTCGCTCACGCTCGATGAATCGCTCGCCCTCATCGCGCTGGGCGAGCACGTCGGCGACAAGGAGCAGATTCCCCTCACCCGCGCCGCCGGCCGCGCCATCACCAAAATCCGCAGCCAGCTCCCCGCCGCCATGCGCGATGAACTGGAGCGGCTTGACGGCCACATCGACATCCGCCTCGCCCGCGCCGGTCCGCATGAAGGCATCGCCGATGTGTACGAACAGATGCGCGCCGCCATCGCCGGCGGGCGCATCCTGCGCTGCCAGTATGATTCGATCGATGGAACGCGTCGCGGCCGGCGCGGCGAGACATCGTTCGACTTCTCGCCCTACACGCTGTTCTTTTCGCAGCGGGCGTGGTACGTGCTGGGTCATCACGCCGGCCGGCGGGCGGTGCGCTGCCTCAAGCTCAATCGCTTCTCGGCCGTGCAGCCCACGGCGCGTTCCTTCAAGATTCCCCGCACATTCAGCGTCGATCGACATCTGGGCGATGCCTGGCGCATGATCCGCGGGTCCGAGAGTTACGGCGTCGAGCTGCGATTTGACGCCGCGTTCGCCGAGACGATCGCCGACACGCACTGGCACCACACGCAGGAGATCGAATGGCACGCGGATCAATCGATCACCTTTCGGTGCTGCGTGGACGGGCTGGACGAGATCGTGTGGTGGATTCTGAGTATGGGGCCGCACTGCGTGGTGATCGAGCCGGTCGAGCTGGCGGACCGTGTGCGTGATCTGGCACAGGGGATGGTCGATGCGTACGCACCCCGATCCAAACCGTCCCGCCGCAAGTCAAAGCGATGA
- a CDS encoding HD domain-containing protein, giving the protein MERIVMLPISERFEEAVGFALRLHREQARKGSRIPYVAHLLSVAALAMEHGADEDEAIAALLHDAVEDQGGLPTLEAIRETFGERVANLVAGCTDSYAQPKPPWRARKETYLAHLREADASIRLISACDKLHNARAILSDYLTLGPRVFERFKGGRDGTLWYYRSLADIFAQTGPHPLSSELERVVRELERVADKAA; this is encoded by the coding sequence ATGGAAAGGATCGTCATGCTGCCGATTTCCGAGCGGTTTGAGGAGGCGGTCGGGTTCGCCCTGCGTCTGCACCGCGAGCAGGCCCGCAAGGGTTCGCGGATTCCGTACGTGGCGCACCTGTTGAGCGTGGCGGCGCTGGCGATGGAGCACGGGGCGGACGAAGACGAGGCGATCGCGGCGCTACTGCACGATGCGGTCGAGGATCAGGGCGGGTTGCCGACGCTGGAGGCGATCCGCGAAACGTTTGGCGAGCGCGTGGCGAATCTCGTGGCCGGGTGCACGGATTCGTACGCTCAGCCCAAGCCGCCTTGGCGAGCGCGGAAGGAAACGTACCTAGCGCACCTGCGCGAGGCGGATGCGTCGATTCGCCTCATCAGCGCCTGCGACAAGCTTCACAACGCGCGGGCGATTCTCAGCGACTATCTGACGCTGGGGCCGCGCGTGTTCGAACGGTTCAAGGGCGGTCGCGACGGCACGCTCTGGTACTACCGCAGTCTCGCGGACATCTTCGCACAGACCGGGCCGCACCCGCTGTCGAGCGAACTGGAGCGTGTCGTGCGTGAACTGGAGCGTGTCGCGGACAAGGCGGCGTGA
- a CDS encoding helix-turn-helix domain-containing protein encodes MTHRKSKPVKEQATDAIRRRHAKIIQHVEGRRDELAEQARRKMAELEPIREVMAQLKTHRERAGLSLTDLAKRTGIDKSNLSKLENARYPNATVDTLTRIATALGVRLRWVVEAA; translated from the coding sequence ATGACCCATCGCAAGAGCAAACCCGTTAAGGAACAGGCGACCGACGCAATCCGGCGGCGGCACGCGAAAATCATCCAGCACGTGGAGGGGCGGCGCGATGAACTGGCCGAACAGGCGCGGCGGAAGATGGCTGAACTCGAACCCATCCGCGAGGTGATGGCCCAACTCAAGACCCATCGTGAACGGGCCGGCCTGAGCCTGACCGATCTGGCCAAACGGACCGGCATCGACAAATCAAACCTGTCGAAGTTGGAAAACGCGCGATATCCCAACGCCACGGTGGACACGCTGACGAGGATCGCCACGGCATTGGGCGTTCGGCTGAGATGGGTCGTCGAAGCGGCGTGA
- a CDS encoding prepilin-type N-terminal cleavage/methylation domain-containing protein has product MDQTYFERVQMFCADIHPIIVMTATSSRSQSHRRDATQRITHPRLRIDRQEGIPMRKNAFTLIELLVVVSIIALLIAILMPSLSAARQAARITVCMSNQRQLTQAQIGFTSDHFMRLPGAETAGWSDVPAETCWVLNDTIPETIKTMSDGSLWTYIGKQAAIYRCPNENRVDYIRSYSIGTYLNGHVPLDLSGYLNPARSVSAIVNPSKRLDFLDDSDPRGYNDGSFWLGDPHSGPLSYVWIDWPADRHGGGNPHSFADGHVVFYRFGDPQTNSLGWFGTPAPNSPDYAYFAAIWAP; this is encoded by the coding sequence GTGGATCAAACGTATTTTGAACGCGTTCAAATGTTCTGTGCTGACATACACCCCATTATCGTGATGACGGCGACATCCTCCAGGTCACAGTCTCATCGGCGCGACGCGACGCAACGCATCACGCATCCTCGGTTGCGGATTGACCGCCAAGAAGGGATCCCCATGCGGAAAAACGCCTTCACACTGATTGAACTACTTGTTGTCGTCAGCATCATCGCCCTGCTGATCGCGATACTGATGCCGAGCCTGAGCGCCGCCCGCCAGGCGGCTCGCATCACCGTGTGTATGTCCAATCAGCGTCAGCTCACGCAGGCGCAGATCGGTTTCACTTCCGATCATTTCATGCGTCTGCCTGGCGCTGAGACGGCGGGCTGGTCGGACGTGCCTGCTGAGACCTGCTGGGTGCTCAATGACACGATCCCCGAAACGATCAAGACGATGAGCGATGGAAGTTTGTGGACCTACATCGGCAAACAGGCGGCCATCTATCGCTGCCCCAATGAAAACCGAGTTGACTACATCCGCAGCTATTCCATCGGGACCTATCTTAATGGCCATGTCCCGCTCGACTTGAGTGGTTATCTCAATCCCGCCCGCTCGGTGAGCGCGATCGTCAATCCGTCAAAACGTCTGGATTTTCTCGACGATTCCGATCCGCGCGGATACAACGACGGCTCTTTCTGGCTGGGCGATCCGCACAGCGGACCCCTCTCGTATGTTTGGATCGACTGGCCCGCTGACCGCCACGGCGGCGGCAACCCCCACAGCTTTGCCGATGGGCATGTCGTCTTCTACCGCTTCGGCGATCCGCAGACCAACTCCCTCGGCTGGTTCGGTACGCCCGCCCCCAACAGCCCCGACTACGCCTACTTCGCCGCCATCTGGGCGCCTTGA